One part of the Syngnathus acus chromosome 17, fSynAcu1.2, whole genome shotgun sequence genome encodes these proteins:
- the thap4 gene encoding THAP domain-containing protein 4: MACPVHQSAEMNPAILPLDWLLGTWQSDEPGEGCFPTIKPFRYLETLQFSHVGQPVVNFSFNAFHADSKKPLHRECGFIRMQPGTNKVAFIVAQNSGLVEIEEGELIGQQLNLHSHAIARISFAREPHVNEISRVFQLRADGKLEQKVSMAIDTQPLTEHLRITYVRSS, encoded by the exons ATGGCTTGTCCTGTACATCAGTCAG CGGAGATGAATCCCGCCATCCTGCCTCTGGACTGGCTTCTGGGTACCTGGCAGTCTGACGAACCAGGGGAGGGCTGCTTTCCCACCATCAAACCTTTCCGCTACTTGGAGACGCTTCAGTTCAGCCACGTTGGGCAGCCTGTCGTCAACTTCTC GTTCAATGCCTTCCACGCCGACTCTAAGAAGCCACTGCACCGAGAGTGCGGCTTCATCCGAATGCAGCCGGGAACCAACAAAGTGGCTTTTATCGTGGCACAGAACTCGG GTCTGGTGGAGATTGAGGAGGGCGAGCTTATAGGCCAGCAGCTGAACCTGCACAGCCACGCCATCGCCAGAATCTCCTTTGCCAGGGAGCCTCACGTCAACGAG ATTTCACGAGTGTTTCAGCTCCGTGCGGACGGGAAACTGGAGCAGAAGGTTTCAATGGCAATTGACACCCAACCACTCACGGAGCACTTGCGCATCACTTACGTCCGATCATCTTAA
- the agxtb gene encoding alanine--glyoxylate and serine--pyruvate aminotransferase b has translation MQRTLFGRRSGSLARRALTTLENPLAQHPERSRRTSSVAIPPPACMLRPLEAPLRYLFGPGPSNVPPRVLAAGAKPIIGHLHPEMYQIMSDIKKGIQYAFQTENNMTLSMSGSGHAAMECAVFNTVEPGESVLVAINGIWGERVAEIAERMGANVHKLEKTPGNYFTNKEIEQAIEKHKPVLFFLTHGESSAGMCHPIDGIGDICRKHGCLFLVDTVASLGAAPIFMDQQNIDILYTGSQKALNAPPGTAPISFNDRACHKMFNRKTKPVSYLFDMTHLSNYWGCDGKAARMYHHTGPVSGFFALRESLAILAEKGLEESWRKHKEVAAYLYRGLEDLGLKLFIPDKDLRLPSVTTIAIPDGYDWRELLMYIMKNHQMEMTGGLGPSIGLVMRIGLMGYNCEKSNADMALHALADALKNCKKSKA, from the exons ATGCAGCGGACTCTGTTCGGCCGGAGGAGTGGGTCGCTGGCCCGGCGGGCGCTCACCACCCTTGAGAACCCACTCGCACAGCACCCGGAGCGGAGCCGCCGCACGTCGTCCGTCGCCATCCCCCCGCCGGCGTGCATGCTTCGGCCCCTCGAGGCACCTCTGCGCTACTTGTTTGGACCGGGTCCCTCCAACGTGCCCCCGCGTGTCCTCGCTGCAGGGGCCAAGCCCATCATCGGTCACCTGCATCCAGAAATGTATCAG aTCATGAGCGACATCAAGAAGGGGATCCAGTACGCGTTTCAGACGGAGAACAACATGACGCTGTCCATGAGCGGCTCGGGCCACGCCGCTATGGAGTGCGCCGTCTTTAACACGGTGGAGCCCGGCGAGAGCGTCCTCGTCGCCATTAATGGGATTTGGGGCGAGCGTGTTGCGGAAATCGCGGAGAGAATGG GTGCGAATGTACATAAACTCGAGAAAACACCGGGAAATTATTTCACCAATAAAGAGATTGAACAG GCTATCGAGAAACACAAGCCGGTGCTGTTCTTCCTAACGCACGGAGAGTCTTCTGCCGGCATGTGCCACCCAATCGATGGCATTGGAGACATCTGCAGAAA ACACGGCTGCCTCTTCCTGGTGGACACGGTTGCATCACTCGGGGCTGCGCCCATTTTTATGGATCAGCAAA ACATCGACATCCTGTACACGGGTTCTCAAAAGGCCCTGAACGCACCGCCTGGCACGGCTCCCATCTCGTTTAATGACAGAGCATG CCACAAGATGTTTAACAGGAAGACGAAACCAGTCTCGTACCTCTTTGACATGACGCATTTGTCCAACTACTGGGGGTGCGATGGCAAAGCAGCCAGAAT GTACCACCACACTGGCCCCGTGTCGGGTTTCTTCGCCTTGAGAGAGAGTCTGGCTATTCTGGCTGAGAAG GGTCTGGAGGAGTCTTGGAGGAAACACAAGGAGGTGGCAGCCTACCTGTACAGAGGACTGGAAGACTTGGGCCTCAAACTCTTCATCCCTGACAAG GATTTGAGGCTTCCCTCTGTGACCACCATCGCCATCCCCGACGGCTACGACTGGAGGGAGTTGCTAATGTACATCATGAAGAATCATCAGATGGAGATGACAGGAGGCCTGGGTCCTTCCATCGGCCTG GTGATGCGAATTGGACTGATGGGCTACAACTGTGAAAAGAGTAACGCCGACATGGCCTTGCATGCCTTGGCAGATGCGCTTAAAAACTGTAAAAAGAGCAAAGCTTAA